TGGTGCAATCACTTCGACAGCTTTCAACTCTACGATCAAGCACTCCTCGACCTCCAAATCGAGCCTCAGCCCGGAATCTATTGTGACACTATCGTACTCGATTGGGAGGATCGCCTGCTGTCGAAAAGATACCGAACGCTTGGAAAGCTCGTGGCAAAGGCATGTCTCGTAAACCGACTCGAGCAACCCCGGACCAAGCGTTGAGTGCACTCGAAACACGGCGTCAACAACTTGCTTGGCCACCAACTCGGTTTCAGCGGGTATCGGAACAAGGCTTGTCATCCAGCTCTTAGTGTCTTCGTGCCTTGGTGGTTCCGATAGATCAACCATCGCTAAATCGTGATGGTCTGCACGCGGTGGTTGTAGGTGTCGAGCACGTGCACCAGCCCCTTGTGATCGCGGGCGAGGGCCCAGGGGCGGTCGAGTTCGCCCTCGGCGCGTCCGGCCCTGCCCCACCATCCGAGCGGCTCGCCCTGCTCGGTGAAGACCTGCAGGCGGTTGCCGCCGTGCTCGATCAGGATCACGTTGCCGGACTCGTCCATGGCGATGTCGTAGGGGTACGAGAGCTGACCGGGCGCGGCGCCCTCTTCGCCCCACATGAAGAGCAGCTCGCCCTCGGTGTCGAACACCTGCATGCGGTGGTTGCAGGCGTCGCAGACCCAGATCCGGTCCTGGGGGTCGACGAACAGGTTCTGCGGGCGGACAAACTGGCCGGGCTCGACGCCGTGCGAGCCCCACTGCAGGATGAACTCGCCGTCCGGAGCGAATTTCTGGATGCGGTCGTAGTCGCCGTACTCGGCAACGTACATGGCGCCGCTGGCGTCCCGCACGGCGTCGGTCACGAAGCCGAACTCGCCCGGGCCGTGGCCCTCCGTGCC
This genomic interval from Posidoniimonas corsicana contains the following:
- a CDS encoding GxxExxY protein; the encoded protein is MVDLSEPPRHEDTKSWMTSLVPIPAETELVAKQVVDAVFRVHSTLGPGLLESVYETCLCHELSKRSVSFRQQAILPIEYDSVTIDSGLRLDLEVEECLIVELKAVEVIAPIHSAQLLTYLKLAGKRLGLLVNFNSVLIKDGIKRVAL